The window GAGGTGACCACTGGCGTAACCACCGGGACTTCCTCGCTCGCGGGGCCGTGGCGGCGCTGGCCGACGCGCACCACCTCTCGGTTCGCGAGCAGCGGATCGCCGGTGGGGGAACCATCGGCGTGTCTCTGTTGGCTGCCGGCTGAGTCTCCTACTCGCGCAGCCGGGGGTTCAGCGTGTACGTGCCGGTGGTCGAGGCGCTTGCCAGGACGTGGCCATCGATCGCCTTGCGCACGTCCACGCCGGTGAACGCACCGTCGACGGGCACATGGTCGACATCGAGCGCATACGCGGTGAAGACGTAGTGGTGCACGAGTGAGTCGTTCCACGGGGGGCACGGCCCGTCGTATCCGTAGTAGTCCCCGCCCATGTCCTCATCACCGGCAAACCAGTTCGTGTAGTCGTTGATGCCGTGGCGACCGAACGGCGCCGCCGGCTCCTTGCCGCGAGGCACGACACCGTCGGAGCAGGAGCCCTCGGCGATCCCGCCCATGTTCGGGTCGACGTCGACGAGGACCCAGTGGAAGAAGTCGGTGCGCGGAAGGTCCGGTGGCACCTCACGATCCTCTTTGTTGACGTCGTCGGGCTTGGTCGGGACGACGGGGTCGTGGCAGATCAACGCCAGCGACCGTGTTCCCTCGGGAAGATCCGTCCACGTCAGTGCCGGATTCCGGTTCGGTCCGAACGTTGCGTGCGTGTCGGGATGCGGTACACAGAAGGCGAAATCGCCGGGGATCGGATGACCGTCTTCGAAACTCGAACTGCTCAGTCGCATGAGATCACCTCCACGCCGGAGGCTAGCGTCGTCGCCGGTCGGGCAGGAACACCGATCGCGGCCCCTCGGTGAGCCCGGTTGAGCCCGTTCCAGTTGAACCCTGGGCTCAGGGGTACCCTATGGGTACCTACGAACCCTGGGTTCGCAGGAGTTTGATTGCTTCGACGACGAGGAAGATCGGGATCGCGACGGCGAACATGAGCAGCCAGTCGTTCCATCCCAGCGGAACGGTGTGGAGCACCTTCTGCAGGAACGGAACGTAGACGGCCGCGACCTGGGCGCCGACGGTCAGCACCCACGCCCCGAGTACCCACGGGTTCGTCCAGAAGCCGATGCGGTGCAAAGGTCGGCGCAGCGACCGGAAGTTGAAGACGTTCATCTTTTCCAACAGGATGATGCCGGTGAATGCCACCGTCTGGGCGGTGGCGATCGCCTCGGGACTGCGTCCCAGCGTGGCGAGATAGTGGTGGAAGAGCCACAGGGTCCCGACGCCGATGTAGCCCCCGAGTCCGAGGAGAAGCGCAGCGCCGTACTTGTTCAGAATCGGTTCTCTGGCTCCTCTCGGTGGCTGGCCCATGAGGTCTTTCGATCCCGGTTCGAGGCCGAGAGCGACGGCGGTCATGCCGTCGGTGACGAGGTTCATCCACAGAATCTGGACGGGCAGCAGGATCAGCGGTCCCTTCAGCAGGATGTTGACGAACACGGCGACGACTTCTCCCGTATTCGAGGAAAGCAGGTACCGGACGAACTTCTGGATGTTGTCGTACTGGCGACGCCCTTCTTCCACCGCTCCGACGATCGAAGCGAAGTTGTCGTCGGTCAGCACCATGTCGGACGCGGCCTTGGCCACGTCGGTGCCGCGCAGACCCATCGCGACGCCGATGTCGGCTTTCTTCAGGGCCGGGGCGTCGTTCACGCCGTCACCCGTCATCGCCACGATGTTCCCCTGGTCTTGGAGGTGGGTGACGATCCGCAGCTTGTGCTCGGGGGTGGTGCGTGCAAACAGGATGTCGTGGGTGAGGATCTCGTCGAGCGCCCTGTCGTCCATCGCGTCGAGCTCTCCACCGGTCACGGCGCGTTCGACGTGCATGCCGACATGTCGGCCGATCGCGATCGCCGTCTCCGGAGCGTCGCCGGTGATCATGATCGGACGGACTCCCGCGTGACGCGCCAGCGTGATGGCGTCGGGCACCTCGGGCCGCGGCGGATCGATGATCCCGACGACACCGAGCAACGTCAGGTGGCTCTCGACCTCGTCCTCGTCCAGTTCGATGCCGGCCGGAAGTAGCCTGCGTGCGAGG is drawn from Gammaproteobacteria bacterium and contains these coding sequences:
- a CDS encoding YbhB/YbcL family Raf kinase inhibitor-like protein, with the translated sequence MRLSSSSFEDGHPIPGDFAFCVPHPDTHATFGPNRNPALTWTDLPEGTRSLALICHDPVVPTKPDDVNKEDREVPPDLPRTDFFHWVLVDVDPNMGGIAEGSCSDGVVPRGKEPAAPFGRHGINDYTNWFAGDEDMGGDYYGYDGPCPPWNDSLVHHYVFTAYALDVDHVPVDGAFTGVDVRKAIDGHVLASASTTGTYTLNPRLRE